A portion of the Candidatus Atribacteria bacterium genome contains these proteins:
- a CDS encoding FadR family transcriptional regulator, translating into MEFKAIAPIRLYESVLDQIVALIKNNELKPGDKLPPERELAEKLSISRGSLREAFRVLESRGLIKSKPGGGRFIRDIRKSDPNDTENILLSLEKSSILELLEAREIFEVKIVTLAAQRATVEDIESIEKALNKMNGEGSLEDDLKTESDTDFHLAVASASHNFVFVNIIKLHLDLLKDTREKTQQIPGRREERWREHQKILQAVKEHEPEKAGEAMLEHLRKVREVLANI; encoded by the coding sequence ATGGAATTTAAAGCAATTGCTCCTATTCGTTTATATGAAAGCGTATTAGATCAGATTGTAGCGTTAATTAAAAATAATGAATTGAAACCGGGAGATAAGCTTCCTCCCGAGAGAGAGCTAGCTGAAAAATTATCTATAAGCAGAGGCTCTCTAAGGGAAGCTTTCCGAGTTTTAGAGTCGAGAGGATTAATAAAAAGTAAACCAGGTGGAGGAAGATTTATTCGAGATATAAGAAAAAGTGATCCTAACGATACAGAAAATATTCTGTTAAGTTTGGAAAAATCTTCTATTTTAGAGTTATTAGAAGCAAGAGAAATATTTGAAGTAAAAATTGTCACACTGGCTGCCCAAAGGGCTACCGTCGAAGATATCGAATCAATTGAGAAAGCTTTGAACAAAATGAACGGAGAGGGTAGTTTAGAAGATGATTTAAAAACAGAATCGGATACAGATTTCCATTTAGCTGTCGCGAGTGCTTCTCATAATTTTGTTTTTGTTAATATAATAAAATTACACTTGGATTTATTAAAAGATACACGAGAAAAGACTCAGCAAATTCCCGGAAGGCGGGAAGAACGATGGCGGGAACACCAAAAAATACTGCAGGCTGTCAAAGAACATGAACCTGAAAAAGCAGGAGAAGCTATGCTGGAACATCTGAGAAAGGTGAGAGAAGTATTAGCAAATATATAA
- a CDS encoding Asp/Glu/hydantoin racemase, with the protein MKILCINPNSSSEVTEGIEKICQEYALPDTEVKVISIKEAPTGIESYHDAAISEKYLLERFQKWKEKYDGFIIACHSDIGVDLLRELTDKPVIGIGEASMLLALPLGHKFSILSLKRKKIPQKEDLVKKYGLENRCASIRTTGLGVVANDKEKREKLIQEGEKAVKEDRAEVLILGCAGMAGMDKEIEKIIEVPVIDGVVSALMLIESLIRYGASTSKVGKYL; encoded by the coding sequence TTGAAAATATTGTGTATCAATCCTAATAGCTCATCTGAAGTAACCGAGGGTATTGAAAAAATTTGCCAAGAGTATGCTTTACCAGATACAGAAGTAAAGGTTATATCGATTAAAGAAGCCCCCACCGGTATAGAAAGTTATCATGATGCTGCTATTTCTGAAAAATATTTATTGGAAAGATTTCAAAAATGGAAAGAAAAATATGATGGATTTATTATTGCCTGTCATAGTGATATAGGTGTGGACTTACTGAGGGAATTGACGGATAAACCAGTTATAGGTATCGGAGAAGCTTCCATGCTCTTGGCTTTGCCTTTAGGGCATAAATTTAGTATACTTTCTTTAAAAAGAAAAAAAATTCCTCAAAAAGAGGATTTAGTAAAAAAATATGGTCTGGAGAATAGGTGTGCATCTATTAGAACTACCGGATTGGGAGTAGTTGCCAATGATAAAGAGAAAAGAGAAAAGCTTATTCAAGAAGGAGAAAAGGCAGTAAAAGAGGATAGAGCAGAAGTCCTTATCCTGGGATGTGCAGGGATGGCTGGAATGGATAAAGAGATTGAAAAAATAATTGAAGTTCCGGTTATTGATGGAGTAGTTAGCGCATTGATGTTAATAGAATCACTTATCAGATACGGAGCATCAACAAGCAAAGTGGGCAAATATTTATAA
- a CDS encoding helix-turn-helix domain-containing protein: MGEEKRRCNKITTFSQRKLLIETYLKTGNITQSSRKAGVAINTFRRWYPRYLENGLEGIRKTKKSTQKDLGSINKKYKDRIIYLKKKHPLWGRRTIALIICRENNDKKIISPSGVQKILKKAGLWEKEKKSQDK; encoded by the coding sequence ATGGGAGAAGAAAAAAGAAGATGTAATAAAATAACCACTTTTTCGCAGAGAAAACTATTGATAGAGACCTATCTTAAAACTGGCAATATTACTCAATCCAGCCGCAAAGCTGGGGTCGCTATTAATACCTTTCGAAGATGGTACCCACGTTACTTAGAAAACGGATTAGAGGGAATTAGAAAAACAAAAAAGTCTACTCAAAAAGATTTAGGAAGCATCAATAAAAAGTATAAGGATAGAATAATATACTTAAAAAAGAAACATCCTTTATGGGGTAGACGAACTATAGCTTTGATTATCTGTCGGGAAAATAACGACAAAAAAATAATTAGCCCAAGCGGAGTACAGAAAATTTTAAAAAAGGCAGGTTTGTGGGAGAAAGAGAAAAAAAGTCAAGATAAATAA
- a CDS encoding phosphoenolpyruvate carboxykinase (GTP) produces the protein MDKINLRKLAELNNEKAIKAVEEAIQLCKPAKVTVITDSKEDIDYVRELALRNGEEKTLKMEGHTIHFDGYYDQGRDKVNTRYLLSREVDWGTNINSIEKGKGLKEIVSYLDGSMAGKEMLVRFFSLGPTASVFSLKALQITDSAYVAHSEDLLYRQGYEEFKKLNGSPDFFFFLHSAGRLENNVSTDIDKRRIYIDLEENRVYSVNNQYAGNSLGLKKLAFRLAIKKANEEGWLAEHMFIMGVHGPKDRISYFTGAYPSACGKTSTAMIPGQTIVGDDIAYLKKIDRVIKAVNMESGIFGIIHSVNAEDDPVIYQALITPGEIIFSNVLINNQSPYWEGMKKDIPDKGINFSGEWFKGKKDSQGKEIPCSHKNARYTLRLKELKNIDPKANDPEGVPIKAIFYGGRDSDTTIPIVESLTWAHGVFLGATVESETTAATLGARGVRKYNPMANLDFISVPLGIYIENHLKFAEGLKKVPKIYTTNYFLKDESGYYLNSKLDKKVWLLWAEGRVHDELEAVETPIGRIPKYEDLKILFVRELGKDYTKAEYLQQFSLRVVKYLEKMERMTKIFENIEMPAAFTEELRAQTERLKSAKKKYGEEIISPFQFLDK, from the coding sequence ATGGATAAAATTAATTTAAGGAAATTAGCAGAACTGAATAACGAAAAGGCTATAAAAGCAGTAGAAGAAGCCATTCAACTCTGTAAACCGGCGAAAGTAACCGTTATAACCGATTCGAAAGAAGATATTGACTATGTAAGAGAATTAGCTCTAAGGAATGGAGAAGAAAAGACATTAAAGATGGAAGGTCATACTATTCATTTTGATGGCTATTATGATCAAGGCAGAGACAAAGTCAATACCAGATATTTATTATCCCGAGAGGTAGATTGGGGTACCAATATTAATTCGATAGAAAAAGGTAAAGGCCTTAAAGAAATAGTTTCTTACTTGGATGGTAGTATGGCCGGAAAGGAGATGTTGGTAAGATTTTTTTCTCTCGGTCCCACTGCTTCGGTATTTTCCTTAAAAGCCCTGCAGATAACTGATTCTGCTTATGTTGCCCATAGTGAAGACCTTCTCTATCGGCAAGGGTATGAAGAATTTAAAAAACTTAATGGTTCCCCCGATTTCTTTTTCTTCCTTCACTCTGCCGGAAGATTAGAAAATAATGTAAGCACAGATATAGATAAACGGAGGATTTATATTGACCTCGAAGAAAATAGAGTATACTCGGTTAATAATCAGTATGCTGGTAACTCTTTAGGATTAAAGAAATTGGCTTTCAGATTAGCAATTAAAAAGGCCAACGAAGAAGGGTGGTTGGCGGAACACATGTTTATCATGGGTGTTCATGGACCAAAAGACCGGATAAGCTATTTTACCGGGGCTTACCCCAGTGCTTGCGGGAAGACCAGTACCGCCATGATCCCCGGTCAGACCATAGTGGGTGATGATATTGCTTATCTTAAAAAAATTGACCGGGTAATCAAGGCGGTCAATATGGAATCAGGGATATTTGGCATCATCCATAGTGTAAATGCGGAAGATGATCCGGTGATCTATCAGGCTTTAATTACACCGGGTGAAATTATTTTTTCTAATGTCTTGATCAATAACCAAAGCCCTTACTGGGAAGGGATGAAAAAAGACATACCGGATAAGGGAATTAATTTTTCAGGCGAGTGGTTCAAAGGTAAAAAAGATAGCCAGGGCAAGGAAATTCCTTGTTCCCATAAGAATGCAAGATATACCCTTAGATTAAAGGAGCTAAAAAATATTGATCCCAAGGCCAATGACCCTGAAGGGGTACCAATAAAAGCTATTTTTTATGGGGGAAGGGATTCTGATACGACTATTCCCATTGTGGAATCACTTACCTGGGCGCATGGTGTTTTTTTGGGAGCTACCGTTGAATCCGAAACCACTGCCGCAACCCTTGGTGCTCGAGGAGTGAGGAAATATAATCCGATGGCTAACCTCGACTTTATTTCGGTACCCTTGGGAATATATATAGAAAATCATCTAAAATTTGCCGAGGGGCTTAAGAAAGTTCCTAAAATTTATACCACTAATTATTTCTTAAAAGACGAATCCGGCTATTATTTAAATAGCAAGCTCGATAAGAAAGTATGGCTTCTCTGGGCTGAAGGAAGAGTGCACGATGAATTAGAAGCCGTCGAAACTCCAATCGGACGAATACCCAAATATGAGGATTTAAAAATATTGTTTGTTCGCGAACTGGGAAAAGATTATACCAAGGCCGAATATCTTCAACAGTTTTCCCTAAGGGTAGTAAAATATCTGGAAAAAATGGAAAGGATGACTAAGATTTTTGAAAATATCGAAATGCCCGCTGCCTTTACTGAAGAGTTAAGGGCACAGACCGAGAGATTAAAATCAGCGAAGAAAAAATACGGAGAAGAAATAATTTCTCCTTTTCAATTTTTAGATAAATAA
- a CDS encoding allantoinase AllB, protein MKKLDLVIKSDKVFIEGRMIDCYVGIKDGIITTISKEKLEAEKVIDARGKMVLPGTIDPHVHIRAPGHDERETFESGTKDAALGGVTTVIEMPISLPPPHSPEIVKRRMNIADQEAVVDIAFFGAAGTDCIDDVISCAKSGIVAFKTFLHEAPPGRKEEFVGLTAPNTGDQYELMEKVAQTGVMIGFHTENNDMVNKNIARLRSEGKISPIYHGRSRPPVVEIETAAKILLFAEKIGAKVEICHITTPGVVELVNRAKSKGVYVVAETCPHYLFLNENALNKVGVFAKCNPPLRGEEERLKMWEFVRDGSIDIIGSDHAPYTKEEKEKGSEDIFTPPAGFPGLSTRLPLLFTAVKEGKIKLDKMVELICENPARIFGLYPRKGTITVGSDADFVIFDPDKKDIICKDKMFTKCRDSALVYDGWEVYGKPEKTVVRGTVVFDKGKITISPGYGEIIKVSRN, encoded by the coding sequence ATGAAAAAGCTTGATCTCGTAATCAAGTCAGACAAGGTATTTATTGAGGGTAGGATGATAGATTGTTATGTTGGAATAAAGGACGGAATAATTACTACCATCAGTAAAGAAAAATTAGAGGCAGAAAAAGTTATTGATGCAAGAGGCAAAATGGTTCTGCCGGGAACCATAGACCCCCATGTTCATATCAGGGCTCCCGGGCATGATGAAAGAGAGACCTTTGAAAGCGGCACAAAAGATGCTGCTTTGGGTGGGGTTACTACCGTAATTGAAATGCCTATCTCTCTTCCACCTCCACATTCCCCAGAAATAGTGAAAAGAAGAATGAACATCGCAGACCAGGAGGCTGTCGTCGATATAGCTTTTTTTGGAGCGGCAGGAACGGATTGTATAGATGATGTAATCTCTTGTGCTAAATCTGGTATAGTTGCTTTTAAAACCTTTTTACATGAAGCGCCTCCCGGAAGAAAAGAGGAGTTTGTAGGGCTTACTGCACCAAATACCGGCGACCAGTATGAGCTGATGGAAAAAGTTGCTCAGACTGGAGTAATGATTGGTTTTCATACAGAAAATAATGATATGGTTAATAAAAATATTGCACGCTTAAGAAGTGAAGGAAAAATATCCCCCATATATCACGGGAGGTCTCGTCCGCCAGTTGTCGAGATTGAGACAGCAGCAAAGATTTTACTCTTTGCTGAAAAAATTGGCGCAAAAGTAGAAATTTGTCATATTACTACACCGGGGGTTGTAGAATTAGTAAATAGAGCAAAATCTAAAGGAGTATATGTTGTAGCAGAAACCTGTCCTCACTATTTGTTTCTTAATGAGAATGCCCTTAATAAAGTAGGGGTATTTGCCAAATGCAACCCTCCCCTAAGAGGTGAAGAAGAAAGACTGAAAATGTGGGAATTTGTAAGAGATGGAAGTATAGATATTATCGGAAGTGACCACGCACCTTATACTAAAGAGGAAAAAGAAAAGGGAAGTGAAGATATCTTTACTCCTCCTGCGGGATTCCCAGGGTTGTCAACCAGATTGCCCTTGCTTTTTACTGCGGTAAAGGAAGGGAAAATTAAATTAGATAAAATGGTTGAACTTATCTGTGAAAATCCGGCAAGAATATTTGGTTTATATCCCAGAAAAGGAACGATTACTGTGGGCTCTGATGCGGATTTTGTGATATTTGACCCTGATAAGAAAGATATTATTTGTAAAGATAAGATGTTTACTAAATGTAGAGATAGTGCCTTAGTATATGACGGATGGGAAGTTTACGGAAAACCGGAAAAGACTGTAGTCAGAGGAACAGTGGTCTTTGATAAAGGGAAAATAACCATTTCTCCGGGATATGGGGAAATTATAAAAGTAAGCAGAAATTAG
- a CDS encoding M20 family peptidase, with protein MAIVTEPSAAFAPKNIHNPCLLIGARGRYLYEIQVKRKAAHGSMPYLGVNAVVDASKIVLELQKMKLGFHPFLGEGSLCVLVIEGGGETLSVPDKCRILADRQVVIGETEERVKKDVEEAIKNLDIKSEVEIGFRNAPYPEAKEYGSYITSQEHKLVKEFENSFEELSGQKPVLSSFVSVGDFNYLGDKNRANLPTIIIGADGDNVHSPEEYVDLESATEITKVLIGGLINLLCAEKK; from the coding sequence ATGGCTATCGTGACCGAACCGTCTGCCGCCTTTGCTCCCAAAAATATACACAATCCCTGTTTACTTATTGGGGCAAGGGGGCGTTATTTATATGAAATTCAGGTTAAGAGAAAAGCTGCGCACGGGTCAATGCCCTATTTAGGTGTAAATGCAGTCGTCGATGCCTCTAAGATCGTTTTAGAGTTACAGAAGATGAAATTAGGATTTCATCCTTTCTTGGGAGAAGGATCTCTCTGTGTCCTCGTGATAGAAGGTGGGGGAGAGACACTTTCCGTTCCTGATAAATGTAGAATATTAGCTGATAGGCAGGTGGTTATAGGCGAAACCGAAGAGAGAGTAAAGAAAGATGTCGAAGAGGCTATTAAAAATTTAGATATAAAATCAGAAGTCGAAATTGGATTTCGAAATGCCCCTTATCCGGAAGCAAAAGAATATGGATCTTATATTACCTCACAGGAACATAAATTGGTGAAGGAATTTGAAAATTCCTTTGAAGAATTATCTGGCCAAAAACCGGTCTTAAGTAGTTTTGTCAGCGTAGGGGATTTTAATTATCTAGGAGATAAAAATAGAGCGAATCTCCCCACTATAATCATTGGTGCGGACGGAGACAATGTCCACTCCCCGGAGGAATATGTAGATTTGGAAAGTGCAACAGAGATCACCAAAGTACTTATCGGAGGATTAATTAACTTATTATGCGCAGAAAAAAAATAG
- a CDS encoding IclR family transcriptional regulator, with product MPKNYLNELMEKVHTMKDKKGYYIKSVIKSLKILDLFSESRQELSITEINKVLNLGVSTTYRLLSTLKYENYIEQNPLNLKYKLGYAFLNKAFLVSHNEADIIKKSMPFLENLRDFTKESVSLAVLDGANIVYIAKADSYELLRSNIEIGKKFPAHLTALGKVLLAHLPSKKIDQLYNMDKCSIDLNISELSQTLDKVKIEGFAIDDEECTPGIRCVAAPIVDAINEVSTAISISGPTIRFTLDKIDLWKRELLKVAKEISFKSV from the coding sequence ATGCCAAAGAATTATTTGAATGAATTGATGGAAAAGGTTCATACCATGAAAGACAAAAAAGGTTATTACATAAAATCGGTTATTAAAAGCTTAAAAATTTTGGATTTATTTTCGGAATCAAGGCAAGAATTAAGTATAACCGAGATAAATAAGGTATTGAATTTAGGTGTTAGTACGACTTATCGATTACTCAGTACTTTAAAATATGAAAATTACATTGAACAAAATCCGTTAAATTTAAAGTATAAATTAGGTTACGCTTTTCTCAATAAGGCTTTTTTGGTTTCCCACAATGAAGCAGATATTATAAAAAAATCAATGCCCTTCTTAGAGAATTTACGTGATTTTACCAAAGAAAGTGTAAGTTTAGCAGTTTTAGACGGAGCTAATATAGTTTATATTGCTAAAGCAGATAGCTATGAACTTTTAAGATCGAATATCGAAATAGGCAAAAAGTTTCCCGCACATCTAACTGCTTTGGGAAAAGTATTATTAGCACATCTTCCTTCAAAAAAAATTGACCAGCTATATAATATGGATAAATGTTCTATTGATTTAAATATTTCTGAACTAAGTCAGACCTTAGATAAGGTGAAGATTGAAGGATTTGCTATTGATGATGAAGAATGTACTCCGGGAATAAGATGTGTAGCGGCTCCGATAGTGGATGCTATTAATGAAGTTTCGACAGCCATCAGTATTAGTGGTCCTACTATACGTTTTACTTTAGATAAAATAGATTTATGGAAGAGAGAGCTCCTGAAAGTCGCTAAAGAAATATCTTTTAAGAGTGTATAG
- the gabT gene encoding 4-aminobutyrate--2-oxoglutarate transaminase, with translation MNKFISLKTNLPGPKSQEIAKRREKYVAKPMGSSLSPCYIAHGEGALVTDVDGNQFIDLTGGWGCLAVGHTHIRVVEAIKDQAEKYLHTDFTAIPYESLVELAEKLVELAPGNTPKAAAFFNSGAEAVENAVKIARAHTKRPAIIVFENAFHGRTLLTMTMTHKAMPYKYHFGPFAPEIYRLPFPSSSYPMTNMKDFEKNLLNTVTPESVAAIVIEPIQGEGGFNVPQEGFLEYLRELTDKYGMLFITDEIQTGIGRTGKFFAIENWDIEPDIICLAKSLAAGLPLSAVIAKKEITDTLPGGCIGGTYVGNPIACRAALEVLKIVEEEHLLNRAQKIGRRLKERFFQMKEKYPLIGEVRGMGAMIAIELVKDHKTKEPAVQETALIVQECIKNGVFIATAGINKNLIRMLVSLEISDEQLDEALGVLEEAMGKV, from the coding sequence ATGAATAAGTTCATTTCCCTTAAAACCAACTTACCAGGACCCAAGTCTCAGGAAATTGCTAAAAGGAGAGAAAAATATGTCGCAAAACCTATGGGGAGTTCCCTTTCTCCCTGCTATATTGCTCACGGTGAGGGGGCCTTGGTGACTGACGTAGACGGTAATCAATTTATTGACCTTACTGGTGGATGGGGATGTCTGGCCGTAGGACATACCCATATAAGAGTAGTAGAAGCTATTAAGGATCAGGCAGAAAAATATCTACATACCGATTTCACTGCCATACCCTATGAATCACTGGTAGAACTGGCTGAGAAATTAGTAGAGTTAGCTCCTGGAAATACTCCCAAAGCAGCGGCTTTTTTCAACTCCGGTGCAGAGGCGGTAGAAAATGCGGTAAAGATTGCCCGGGCTCATACCAAAAGACCGGCTATTATCGTTTTCGAAAACGCCTTTCACGGCCGTACACTCCTGACCATGACCATGACTCATAAGGCGATGCCCTATAAATATCACTTCGGACCCTTTGCCCCAGAGATATACCGGCTCCCTTTCCCCAGTTCTTCTTATCCCATGACTAATATGAAAGATTTTGAAAAAAATCTGCTAAATACGGTAACCCCTGAATCTGTTGCTGCTATTGTTATCGAGCCTATCCAGGGAGAAGGAGGATTTAATGTCCCTCAGGAAGGATTTTTGGAATATTTGAGAGAACTGACCGATAAATACGGCATGTTATTTATAACCGATGAGATTCAGACTGGGATAGGTCGAACCGGAAAATTTTTTGCAATAGAAAATTGGGATATAGAACCGGATATAATCTGTTTAGCTAAATCTTTGGCTGCCGGCCTGCCCCTTTCGGCAGTGATTGCGAAAAAAGAAATTACCGATACTCTCCCCGGAGGATGTATTGGCGGAACTTATGTAGGTAATCCGATAGCCTGCCGGGCAGCTCTGGAAGTGCTAAAGATTGTTGAAGAAGAGCACCTTTTAAATCGAGCCCAAAAGATTGGAAGAAGATTAAAAGAACGATTTTTTCAAATGAAAGAGAAATATCCTCTGATAGGAGAGGTTCGGGGGATGGGAGCGATGATAGCTATAGAATTGGTAAAAGACCATAAGACTAAGGAACCGGCTGTTCAGGAAACGGCCTTGATCGTTCAGGAATGTATCAAGAACGGTGTATTTATTGCTACTGCCGGAATCAATAAAAATCTTATTAGAATGTTAGTTTCACTCGAGATTAGCGATGAACAGTTAGATGAGGCTTTGGGCGTGTTGGAGGAGGCAATGGGTAAGGTTTAA